The proteins below come from a single Metarhizium brunneum chromosome 1, complete sequence genomic window:
- the CRC1 gene encoding Mitochondrial carnitine carrier, with amino-acid sequence MPSAAENLPAPVADKLPRLPETKEELRETKDAAKSGLLSQLRALAAGGFGGICAVVVGHPFDLVKVRLQTAERGVYSSAVDVVRKSVARDGLRRGLYAGVSAPLVGVTPMFAVSFWGYDIGKQIVSATSAVGPEGLSIGQISTAGFLSAVPMTAITAPFERVKVILQVQGQKQLAPGEKPKYNGGLDVVRQLYREGGVRSVFRGSVATLARDGPGSAAYFAAYEYIKRALSPKDALTGKPTGELSLTAITCAGAAAGVAMWIPVFPVDTVKSRLQTAEGNVTLGGVIRELYGRGGFKAFFPGFGPALARAVPANAATFLGVELAHQAMRKAFD; translated from the exons AtgccctcggccgccgagAACCTGCCCGCCCCCGTGGCCGACAAGCTCCCCCGCCTGCCAGAGACCAAGGAGGAGCTCCGGGAGACCAAGGACGCCGCCAAGTCGGGGCTGTTGTCGCAGCTGcgcgccctggccgccggcggctttggcggcatctgcgccgtcgtcgtcggccacCCGTTCGACCTGGTCAAGGTGCGCCTGCAGACCGCCGAGCGCGGCGTCTACTCGtcggccgtcgacgtcgtgaGGAAGAGCGTTGCGCGGGACGGCCTGAGGAGGGGGCTGTACGCCGGCGTGAGCGCGCCGCTGGTGGGCGTCACGCCCATGT TTGCCGTCTCCTTCTGGGGATACGACATCGGCAAGCAAATCGTCTCGGCCACGTCCGCCGTCGGGCCCGAGGGCCTGTCCATCGGGCAAATCTCCACGGCCGGCTTCCTGTCCGCCGTGCCCATGACGGCCATCACCGCGCCCTTTGAGCGCGTCAAGGTCATCCTCCAGGTGCAGGGCCAGAAGCAGCTCGCGCCCGGCGAGAAGCCCAAGTACaacggcggcctcgacgtcgtccGCCAGCTCTACCGCGAGGGCGGCGTGCGCAGCGTCTTCCGCGGCAGCGTGGCCACCCTGGCCCGCGACGGGCCCGGGTCCGCCGCCTACTTCGCCGCCTACGAGTACATCAAGCGCGCGCTGAGCCCCAAGGATGCCCTCACCGGCAAGCCCACGGGCGAGCTGAGCCTGACGGCCATCACCTGcgccggtgccgccgccggcgtcgccatGTGGATCCCCGTCTTCCCCGTCGACACCGTCAAGTCTCGCCTGCAGACGGCCGAGGGCAACGTCACGCTCGGCGGCGTCATCCGCGAGCTGTACGGCAGGGGCGGCTTCAAGGCGTTCTTCCCGGGCTTCGGCCCTGCCCTGGCTCGTGCCGTGCCTGCCAATGCTGCCACCTTCTTGGGCGTGGAGCTGGCCCACCAGGCGATGAGGAAGGCTTTTGACTAA
- the fox-2 gene encoding Peroxisomal hydratase-dehydrogenase-epimerase: MAEQLRFDGQVVVVTGAGGGLGKAYALFFASRGASVVVNDLGGSFQGEGNSTKAADVVVDEIKKAGGKAAANYNSVEDGDKIIETAIQAFGRVDVVLNNAGILRDISFKNMTDQDWDLIMKVHVKGAYKVARAAWPHFRKQKYGRVINTASAAGLFGNFGQTNYSAAKLAMVGFTETLAKEGAKYNILSNVIAPIAASRMTSTVMPPDVLEQLKPEWVVPLVAALVHSGNTTENGGIFEVGGGHVAKLRWERANGLLLKADDSYTPSAILKKWDQVVDFSNKPQYPSGPNDFLTLLEDSMKMGPSEQGDKIDFTGKVALVTGGGAGIGRAYCLAFAKYGATIVVNDLMNPDDVVNEIKKAGGKAVGVKASAEDGDTVVKAAIDNFGRIDIIVNNAGILRDKAFTNMDDSLWDPVFNVHLRGTYKVTKAAWPYFLKQKYGRVINTTSTSGIYGNFGQANYAAAKCGILGFSRALAIEGQKYNIFVNTIAPNAGTAMTATVMPPEMVQAFKPDYIAPLILALCGDSCPDPTGGLYEVGSGWCGKTRWQRTGGHGFPVNVKLVPEEVVKHWKDIVNFDDDRVDNPEKTQDSMMKIMGNMGNVVEKVDEPAASNEYLDAIKAVIGKEGPPVEFKFEERDSILYNLGLGAKHTELKYVFEGAEDFQVLPTFGVIPIFTAEMPFDFGSIIPNFSPMMLLHGEQYLEIRKFPLPTSGTLESRGKLVEVVDKGNAAVVKTALTTVNKETGEDVFYSEMTAFVRGSGGFDGPKKGQDRGAATAPHAIPKRAPDAVVESKTDENQAAIYRLSGDYNPLHIDPSFAKMGGFKRPILHGLCFFGVAGKAIYETFGAFKNIKVRFAGTVDPGQTLITEMWRDGNKVIFQTKIKETGKLAIGGAGVELLDGGNSKI, encoded by the exons ATGGCCGAACAATTGAGATTCGACGGCCAGGTCGTTGTTGTCACCGGCGCTGGCGGTGGTCTCGGCAAGGCCTATGCCCTCTTCTTCGCTTCGCGAGGCGCCAGTGTCGTTGTCAATGACTTGGGAGGTTCGTTCCAGGGCGAGGGTAACTCGACAAAG GCTGCCGATGTCGTTGTCGACGAAATAAAAAAGGCTGGCGGCAAGGCTGCGGCCAACTACAACAGtgtcgaggatggcgacaAGATCATTGAGACGGCCATCCAGGCCTTTGGCCGTGTTGATGTCGTCCTCAACAACGCCGGTATCCTCCGAGACATCAGCTTCAAGAACATGACCGACCAGGACTGGGACCTCATCATGAAGGTCCACGTCAAGGGCGCCTACAAGGTCGCTCGTGCCGCCTGGCCTCATTTCAGAAAGCAAAAGTACGGCCGCGTCATCAATACTGCCTCTGCCGCCGGTCTGTTCGGGAACTTTGGCCAGACCAACTATTCGGCTGCTAAGCTGGCCATGGTTGGTTTCACCGAGACTCTTGCCAAGGAGGGAGCCAAATACAATATTTTGAGCAACGTTATTGCTCCTATCG CTGCCAGCCGAATGACTTCCACCGTCAtgcctccagatgtcctcgAACAGCTCAAGCCTGAGTGGGTTGTTCCCTTGGTGGCAGCTCTTGTTCACTCCGGCAACACGACTGAGAACGGTGGCATCTTCGAAGTCGGAGGCGGCCACGTCGCCAAGCTGAGATGGGAGCGTGCCAATGGTCTGCTCCTCAAGGCTGACGACTCCTATACCCCGAGCGCCATCCTCAAGAAGTGGGATCAGGTTGTCGACTTTTCCAACAAGCCCCAGTACCCCTCTGGTCCCAACGACTTCTTGACTTTGCTCGAGGACTCCATGAAGATGGGCCCCAGCGAACAGGGTGACAAGATCGACTTCACTGGCAAGGTTGCGCTGGTcactggtggtggtgctggtatCGGCCGTGCTTACTGCTTAGCCTTTGCCAAATATGGCGCCACCATAGTCGTCAACGATCTCATGAACCCCGACGATGTTGTCAATGAGATCAAGAAGGCTGGCGGCAAGGCTGTCGGTGTCAAGGCTTCCGCTGAGGACGGTGACACTGTTGTCAAGGCTGCCATTGACAACTTTGGCCGCATTGATATCATTGTCAACAATGCTGGCATCCTCCGTGACAAGGCCTTTACCAACATGGACGATTCCCTCTGGGATCCCGTCTTCAACGTACACTTGCGTGGTACCTACAAGGTCACCAAGGCTGCCTGGCCATATTTCCTCAAGCAGAAGTACGGTCGtgtcatcaacaccacctctACCAGTGGTATCTATGGCAACTTTGGTCAAGCCAATTATGCTGCCGCC AAATGCGGTATTCTCGGTTTCTCCCGAGCACTCGCCATCGAAGGCCAGAAATACAACATCTTTGTCAACACCATCGCCCCCAACGCTGGTACTGCCATGACGGCTACCGTCATGCCCCCCGAGATGGTCCAGGCCTTCAAGCCCGACTACATTGCTCCTCTCATCCTCGCTCTCTGCGGCGACAGCTGCCCTGACCCCACTGGTGGGTTGTATGAGGTCGGCAGCGGCTGGTGTGGAAAGACTCGCTGGCAGCGAACCGGTGGTCACGGGTTCCCTGTGAATGTCAAGCTTGTCCCTGAGGAGGTTGTCAAGCACTGGAAGGACATTGTCAACTTTGATGACGACCGTGTGGATAACCCTGAGAAGACTCAGGATTCTATGATGAAGATTATGGGCAACATGGGAAACGTTGTTGAGAAG GTTGATGAACCCGCCGCCAGCAACGAGTAcctcgatgccatcaaggccgtcatcGGCAAGGAGGGCCCTCCCGTCGAGTTCAAGTTTGAGGAGCGAGACTCGATCCTGTACAACTTGGGTCTTGGTGCCAAGCACACTGAGCTGAAATATGTCTT TGAAGGGGCTGAGGACTTCCAGGTGCTCCCGACTTTTGGCGTCATCCCCATCTTCACCGCCGAAATGCCCTTTGACTTTGGCAGCATAATCCCCAACTTCTCGCCCATGATGCTTCTCCACGGAGAGCAGTACCTCGAGATCCGCAAGTTCCCTCTGCCCACGAGCGGCACCCTCGAATCCCGCGGCAAGCTCGTCGAAGTCGTTGACAAGGGcaacgccgccgtcgtcaagaCCGCCCTCACCACCGTCAACAAGGAGACTGGCGAGGACGTCTTCTACAGCGAAATGACGGCCTTTGTCCGCGGCAGCGGTGGCTTCGACGGGCCCAAGAAGGGTCAGGATCGCGGCGCTGCTACCGCCCCGCACGCCATCCCCAAGCGTGCTcctgatgccgtcgtcgagtcCAAGACGGACGAGAACCAGGCTGCTATTTACCGTCTCAGCGGCGACTACAA CCCCCTTCACATCGATCCctcctttgccaagatgGGCGGTTTCAAGCGCCCCATTCTTCACGGTCTCTGCTTCTTCGGTGtcgccggcaaggccatctACGAGACCTTTGGCGCCTTTAAGAACATCAAGGTCCGCTTTGCTGGTACTGTCGACCCCGGCCAGACCCTCATCACGGAGATGTGGCGCGACGGCAACAAGGTCATCTTTCAGACTAAGATTAAGGAGACTGGTAAGCTGGCTATTGGTGGCGCGGGCGTCGAGCTGCTCGATGGCGGTAACAGCAAGATTTGA
- the Rnf216 gene encoding E3 ubiquitin-protein ligase RNF216, protein MVFIGLLSSDKASASRSKPTQETELLPEYIVDEAQLPCVPPERPNLRELNTSLEALAAVFPDIQIEVFRELLSNFDGESRLALVANALLKNRVDWVKGRWKVVDKQEAAAASLPKSDMFRSQEYIQAVRTLAVHEFRGLSKSTVNAVLAESNHSYLDARRTLVTLSSKSWRFTIQSLLLRRKPLTTGEAEHHPLVVWRSTGQGSITPTVRTTGNAELDRELYDTLIRPLKQKMKDDREVKDRILAVLLNNEEAEAASATHECACCFIDYSFEEFTSCSRDGHMICYKCVQSSIKEALFGQGWLSNINTDTGTLKCLAVDGGGCAGHISSDYIHRAFIEEKSGADILHKLDQRLAEHSLVASKLPLIHCPFCNYAEIDDIYLPSRETRLRFKLRNLYNLVVISIVIGALIVISPFALVVALICVAVSVEQNVWRDIGAEWNKAVHRHCRRRRGLRFSCQNPKCARVSCLSCHKAWTDIHVCNESSLLALRTQVEQAMSMAIKRVCPRCNTSFVKNAGCNKLTCPCGYKMCYVCRADLSDEGYRHFCDHFRPDGDPRPCTQCDRCNLWESEDIDTVLREAREVAEKKWRETEKRELSGAEMAYLETGVASRNANSRIDQLLTNGTSPTLSDFLDLLVEAIYF, encoded by the coding sequence ATGGTGTTCATCGGCCTTCTCTCCTCCGACAAGGCCTCGGCCAGTCGGTCGAAGCCTACCCAGGAGACCGAGTTGCTGCCAGAATACATCGTCGACGAAGCCCAGCTCCCGTGCGTACCTCCGGAACGGCCAAATCTGCGAGAGCTCAACACGAGCCTTGAAGCGCTTGCCGCCGTGTTCCCCGACATTCAAATCGAGGTCTTTAGAGAATTGCTGTCCAACTTTGACGGCGAGTCGAGACTGGCTTTGGTAGCAAATGCGCTGCTCAAGAATCGAGTCGATTGGGTCAAGGGCAGGTGGAAGGTTGTGGACAAGCAggaagctgccgccgcttcACTGCCCAAGAGTGACATGTTTCGGAGCCAAGAATACATACAGGCCGTGAGGACTCTGGCCGTACACGAGTTCCGCGGGCTCTCCAAGTCTACCGTCAACGCCGTGCTCGCAGAGTCCAACCACTCCTACCTGGACGCCCGAAGGACGCTGGTTACACTGTCTTCGAAATCCTGGCGGTTTACGATACAGTCACTCCTCTTGAGGCGGAAACCCCTGACGACGGGGGAGGCAGAGCATCACCCCCTGGTGGTATGGCGATCAACCGGCCAGGGTTCCATCACGCCCACCGTCAGGACGACTGGAAATGCCGAGCTGGACCGCGAACTATACGATACACTCATCCGGCCTCTGAAGCAAAAGATGAAGGATGACCGAGAAGTCAAAGACCGGATTTTGGCTGTTTTGCTCAACAATGAAGAGGCAGAAGCGGCATCTGCGACGCATGAATGTGCCTGTTGTTTCATCGATTACAGTTTTGAAGAGTTTACAAGTTGCAGCAGAGACGGGCACATGATTTGTTACAAATGCGTCCAAAGCTCCATTAAGGAAGCCCTGTTCGGCCAAGGATGGCTGAGCAATATCAACACCGACACCGGCACTCTGAAGTGCTTAGCAGTCGATGGCGGCGGGTGTGCGGGCCACATTTCATCCGACTATATTCATCGAGCATTCATAGAGGAAAAATCAGGAGCAGACATACTTCACAAGCTGGACCAACGACTGGCCGAGCACAGCCTCGTGGCATCCAAGCTTCCGCTGATACACTGCCCGTTCTGTAACTACGCCGAAATCGACGACATCTATCTCCCCTCACGCGAAACGCGGCTACGCTTCAAACTAAGAAACCTTTACAACCTGGTCGTCATCTCCATTGTAATAGGCGCCTTGATCGTCATCTCCCCCTTTGCGCTTGTGGTAGCGCTGATTTGCGTCGCCGTCAGCGTAGAGCAGAACGTGTGGCGAGACATTGGCGCGGAGTGGAACAAGGCCGTCCACAGGCactgccggcggcgccgcggcCTTCGATTCTCGTGCCAGAACCCGAAATGCGCCAGAGTCTCCTGCCTGTCGTGCCACAAGGCGTGGACCGACATCCACGTCTGCAACGAGTCGTCCCTCCTGGCGCTTCGAACGCAGGTCGAGCAAGCCATGAGCATGGCCATCAAGCGCGTGTGCCCGCGCTGCAACACGTCCTTTGTCAAAAACGCGGGCTGTAACAAGCTTACCTGCCCGTGCGGATACAAGATGTGCTACGTGTGCCGCGCCGACTTGAGCGACGAGGGATACCGCCATTTCTGCGACCACTTCCGTCCGGATGGCGACCCGCGGCCCTGCACGCAATGCGACAGGTGCAACCTCTGGGAGTCGGAGGACATCGACACAGTCCTACGGGAGGCCCGTGAggtggccgagaagaagTGGCGGGAGACGGAGAAGCGGGAACTGTCTGGCGCCGAAATGGCGTATCTCGAGACGGGTGTGGCATCAAGGAACGCCAACTCGAGAATCGACCAGCTATTGACCAATGGGACCTCCCCGACTTTGTCTGACTTTCTTGATCTTCTTGTCGAAGCGATTTACTTTTGA